The proteins below come from a single candidate division TA06 bacterium genomic window:
- the alr gene encoding alanine racemase — protein MSTVTSQILYSADIEAVTKLKNNLKNGRAWVEIDLDRLKENFRKVKEWVGPDKRILVAVKADAYGHSSVAVSKALAVEGVSVLGVASLEEAIEIKRGGAGVPVLILSPSSFIEIPEIVTEGFTSTVSNIEYARRLSGVAEAMDRKMKVHIEVDTGMGRTGVNYSGAADFIQQVCELDSIQVEGIFTHFASAEASDKTFALEQLKRFTQVLEDLRSRSVEIPMVHAANSASLLDLRESHFNMVRPGLVIYGMYPSKWVKRQIDVRPVMTFKARVAHLNSIRRGETVSYGRTYTAPKDSTVAVVSVGYGDGYSRALSNKGEVLIRGKRFNIVGVVCMDLTMVDVTGHPEIRVGDEVVLIGSSGEEEISADELARLSGTITYDVTCSVGPRVPRVFIKQGKAVRVKSLVGVEEL, from the coding sequence ATGTCAACAGTTACAAGTCAAATCCTATATAGTGCGGATATAGAGGCCGTGACAAAGCTTAAGAACAATCTGAAGAATGGAAGAGCTTGGGTAGAGATAGACCTGGACCGGCTGAAAGAGAATTTCAGGAAGGTGAAGGAATGGGTCGGTCCTGACAAGAGGATTCTTGTTGCGGTAAAGGCCGATGCGTACGGTCACTCCAGCGTTGCTGTGTCCAAAGCACTTGCGGTAGAGGGTGTATCTGTGCTGGGAGTGGCAAGTCTGGAGGAGGCTATTGAGATCAAGAGGGGTGGGGCAGGAGTTCCGGTTCTCATATTGAGTCCTTCTTCTTTCATAGAGATACCTGAGATCGTCACAGAAGGGTTCACCTCAACTGTTTCAAACATTGAATATGCGCGCAGGCTCTCTGGTGTGGCAGAGGCTATGGACAGGAAGATGAAAGTTCACATTGAGGTCGATACGGGCATGGGACGGACGGGGGTCAACTATTCCGGCGCGGCCGATTTCATTCAACAGGTTTGTGAGTTGGATTCTATCCAGGTGGAGGGAATCTTCACGCACTTCGCCAGTGCAGAGGCGTCTGATAAGACCTTTGCCCTGGAGCAGCTCAAAAGATTCACACAGGTGCTTGAGGATCTGAGGTCAAGGTCCGTGGAAATCCCTATGGTTCATGCCGCCAACAGCGCATCTCTTCTGGACTTGAGGGAAAGTCACTTCAACATGGTAAGGCCAGGACTTGTCATCTACGGCATGTACCCTTCAAAGTGGGTCAAAAGACAGATTGATGTGAGGCCGGTCATGACCTTTAAGGCGAGAGTTGCTCACCTTAACAGTATCCGCAGAGGCGAGACAGTCAGTTATGGAAGGACTTATACGGCTCCGAAAGATTCTACTGTCGCAGTGGTATCTGTTGGATATGGGGACGGCTATTCGAGGGCTCTCTCCAACAAGGGTGAGGTTCTGATAAGAGGAAAGCGTTTCAACATAGTTGGTGTGGTATGCATGGACCTGACAATGGTTGATGTGACCGGACATCCAGAAATTCGTGTTGGCGATGAGGTGGTTCTGATAGGGAGTTCTGGCGAGGAAGAGATCAGTGCAGATGAGTTAGCCAGGCTTTCCGGGACGATCACCTATGATGTCACTTGTTCTGTTGGCCCAAGAGTTCCCAGGGTTTTCATAAAACAGGGAAAGGCTGTCAGAGTGAAGTCCCTGGTTGGAGTGGAGGAGCTTTAA
- the mazG gene encoding nucleoside triphosphate pyrophosphohydrolase, giving the protein MTLSNTIFLMGLKEQNKEQQDLFKILSQLVGRLRKECPWDREQTPESLKPFLLEETLETSEAVESGDPERLKEELGDLLLMVLLYCEVSQQFTVNEVLSGIIDKVKTRHPHVFGKEKLTSSQQVVERWEQIKQKTQRKDSALKKAVLLNDRAIQIGFNPPSLDEMAEKLTEEMEELKRAKTQEEQKEESGDLLFTAVNICRMLKVEPESALLAACNKFQQRLEKVFKELQSKGKIPQNTSFHKMDEIWTKIK; this is encoded by the coding sequence TTGACATTATCTAATACCATATTCTTGATGGGTTTGAAAGAACAAAATAAGGAACAGCAAGACCTTTTCAAAATACTCTCTCAGCTAGTTGGCAGACTTAGGAAGGAATGCCCCTGGGACAGAGAGCAAACCCCCGAATCTCTCAAGCCTTTTCTGCTAGAAGAAACCCTAGAAACCTCCGAGGCAGTAGAATCCGGTGACCCGGAAAGGCTGAAGGAAGAACTGGGAGACCTCCTTCTCATGGTCCTCCTTTACTGTGAAGTGTCTCAACAATTTACAGTGAACGAAGTACTATCCGGAATAATCGATAAGGTGAAGACGAGGCATCCTCATGTTTTTGGCAAGGAGAAACTGACTTCAAGCCAGCAGGTCGTGGAGCGCTGGGAGCAAATCAAGCAGAAGACTCAAAGAAAAGATTCAGCGCTCAAGAAGGCTGTGCTCCTCAATGACCGGGCTATCCAGATCGGCTTCAATCCGCCATCTTTGGATGAGATGGCCGAGAAACTGACCGAGGAGATGGAGGAACTCAAACGGGCAAAGACTCAGGAGGAGCAAAAGGAAGAATCAGGAGACTTGCTCTTCACAGCAGTCAATATCTGTCGCATGCTCAAGGTAGAACCTGAGTCTGCACTCCTTGCAGCCTGCAACAAGTTCCAGCAGAGGCTCGAAAAGGTTTTCAAAGAACTTCAAAGCAAAGGGAAGATTCCCCAGAACACATCATTTCATAAGATGGACGAGATTTGGACCAAAATCAAATAG